Part of the Diprion similis isolate iyDipSimi1 chromosome 10, iyDipSimi1.1, whole genome shotgun sequence genome, agaatttttttaaaatggattagaaagaaagaaaacaacaaagtCAGTGTAACTCCCGCCTCGTCGTTGCCATACGTACTATACACCCGTACATACATagattatgtatataatacggaatatattatacataataataataatcttcgGTGAGTGAAAAACGTTGTACGATAAttctgtaaataaatttattatagttacaaggaaaaagaaaatatacaaagtaaagataaaaacaactttgtgtaagaaataaaagagaGTAAAGTTAATGGGAGTGGACAAATAAAACTGTGCGTAACGCGATGGCGTcgattattgttaatattattattattattattattattattattattattattactggtataatatatatatatatatatattcatacgaCAGGTGTTTTGTTAAGAAGCAACAGGTTTTAACTTGACTCTAGGTAGAGGTGCGATATGTAatcatgtaggtatgtataatgtataaaagtgGAGACGCGTATAACGTAGAATAGTGAATATACAATAATGAGATGTATAGATAAACGCATGTGAACaaaggaagagaaataaaagtaatgATGATAGTAGTTGTAATGAtaaagaggaataaaaaaaaaaaaaaaaaaaaaaaaaacaaattgaaactatagtataatatattaaaagtaataatcatcatgatgtataatataagtataaacaaataatatattatactattgttaatgagaattattattagtatatcGCTAAAATTCTTGTTTATACGTTTGCGCGTGCGTTATTCTATCCCCCTGTGTGTGCGAGGTTGAAGAtattgtataggtatgtaaattATATACGATCAAGAATTTGCATTGTTtgttgcaaaaagaaaaaaaaaaagaagaaaaaaaagtaattaaaagaaaaaatttaaatccgaCACTTTGTGCAGAGGAGCAAATATTTTACGCAAACAACCGAATGGCATCGATTGTTGTTTGaaccgccatcttggatttgATGTTTGTTGTTCTTTGAATAATCGAAATCGTCTTACAGCAGCTACGATCACTAAAATCAAATtgatttacttgaaaaagCTTTCCTATCTCCTGCGAAATccgtttaaatttcatttaaagcCAATAAATGTGTACGAATAGTTAAAATTTCAACCGACACACGAGCTTTCGATTTCTTTGTGGTTACcgatttaacaaaattttttacatcatcatcatcatttacaaaattccaatCCGAATAAAGTTGACAATCAAAATTTACCACCAAAAATTGTGTCAGAAGTGAAATGatgcgaaaagaaaaaaaaaaaaacaaaaacaaaaaacaatcgtTATAGAATCGCACACGCAGACgtaaaagaaattagaaaCGATCAGCCATGCGGCAAACTTActtaattaatgaataaattgtttaattgGTTGATGGATGGATTGATggattaattgattgattgataagaattgaaatttatttcgttgccgtataatataaataataataaaaatatagcaGAAGACAGCAAAGCAGACAGAGAACACATAcggaaaaatacaataaagaaaaaaaaaaagaaaaaaaaaagaagaataaaacgaacaaacgaacaattagaattaatattgaaaacttatttcaataaCATCTCCATAttatatgttattattattattactattattatgtataatatgagtTATGCATTGACAAGTTTTTCAGTGCCGATACATATTGGAATGCAAAAAAATGGGAAACAAGAAACGTTTATATAAACTTTTGTTAACCAGTCAAGGACATAGGCATTATGTATGTGAAATAATGATTTCTAACAGAAAATCTTTTTCTGAatcgtgtgcgtgtgtgtgtgtgtgtgtgtgtgaatacGTGTGTTTTTAAATGcaatgatatatacatattatacatacgtatatgtaattgctatacataaatacataaatgattattgaatatttaattaattaacaaacaTTGTAATAGACAACAAGTATAACTTATCGAATCGCGAGGCTTGCGCGGaaaagaatattatatatattatacatatattagaattgatttaaataatattctatGAAGCACAAAGCACTTATGCAGCAGTTGCTTATCaatttacatatacatatgctagccaatttttatttatatcaatctttttatttatttctttttctccaacAGTTCGGGAACGTATTTATTTTGCCTTATAATAAGCCTGAAATACAGACAGATTAGAGGAACGTTAATTATCGTTTGGAaacgaggaataaaaaaacaaaaatatattccgCTTAGTcacgtgcatatatatataatatatatatatatatatatatttattagggTGAACCAAAAAatgttactattttttttcactaatcaccgtgaaaatatcgttcgagATGACGACagcaaaattctgtaaaagattttcctgattttccattttctgtaTAAGTAATAcaagtaaaatgttttttttttttttttttgaaattttgtaagaaattgaacgatctacaaaaaaggtatctttcgatttttttagtgattctactggttcaaaagttgataagaatataataaatttatgtacGATATTTTACCTTGAAAACTTATTTCTCGTCAAGTGATCGTAAATTTcgggaaaatttcgatgtttcggtAAAAAAACGTAACATAAACTTTAAAAAGTATTAtatttcgttcatttttcaatcattatttcatACTAAAAacttttagaaatcgtcaaatttgacgtaagtaatttttaaccttaaataacttttaaaccagttgatttataaaaaaaatctctcaaaaccttttttattttctaaatccttcaatttcctacaaaaatatctaTTGCACTTAGCGATACGCCAGTccgttgttgagtaataaaattccaaaataaaaaataaaaataaaaatttcccgtgTCATTTAaacggaaaatggaaaatcgctAATAGGCAcaaacttttacaaaatttttttatcgtcaccttgaactattttttcacgctgactaacgaaaaaaaaaattttcattcatttgggCCAccctaataaataaatatatatatatatatttcaatgtATAGTCATTCCGTTTACcgagtattattattataattatagttatcattattattattattaataatactaTTAACACACTGACTTATGTCACAAAGAAATATACATAGTACAGcgttatttattgtttatttgtataatagtATTTATCGATACGCTTGGCGAATTTTAAATAGATTACACTTATTACCTATAATTTTATCGATCATACGTTATGAACACCTGATACAGTTCGTttacgttttgaaaaaaatctagacgaaggtagaatgatttttttttttttctacttttttatttttctttctttttatctttttccaattaatttttctttccgtatTTAAAATTGGACTCacggagaaaatgaaaaaaaaaaaggttcaaaagaacaacaaaaacgtgtatacatttatattatcATTGATACTCGCACATATCTCGTAAATTGTTATACAGATGAATGGAACAAAcgatatttcaattcaatattaaTATCGGTCacatagatttgaaaaaaaaaaaaatttctttcatctaTTTActccgcgttttttttttttttttttttttttcttttctttttacggGTTTCTTTTCTCCCTAAACCGCATCACAGCCGATTattactataatatatatatatgtgagaaaaaaaaaaaaaaaaaaacagttcgCACGACAATAAGGAGTaacgattattatacatacatttatattaaatCTAATTAATTACCGAGAGGAGTGAACAAAAGctaagtaaaaagaaaagtaggaaataaaaataaaaaacagagggtaaaaaaaaaaaaaacacaacacaaaattgcattaaaacaaaaaaaaaaaaaaaaatgatgaataaacaaaacaaggtgaaaaagtgaaaaaagtagTGAATCGCtgtgaggtaaaaaaaaaagacaaaaaaaagaacacaaggaaaacaataacaatgcaAATACTAAACAATTGTAAATTGTTAcgatcatattattataattataattataatataacgatCGCGGCGAATGAAAGAGatcgagagaaagaaatagcATGAcgtaggaataaaaaaaagtgttttttttttttttttttttttttctttttgtaaatCAAGACAAACTAGACAAGAATaactttaattataaaatattttagcaACAAAAACGTTTGacgaggaaaaggaaaaaaataaataatttcttttactttctaTTTGCCATGAGAAGTATTTTCGAGTACTTAATACCGTATGagtatataatttaattaaaaaaataaataaatacataaataaataaaaaaaaacaaaaaaaagaacgcgTCGCAAGAATTATACATAGACGTAACTAGAAGTAGGTTTATAATATAAGTAGACATTAATATCGTACTTAAGaatactgaaaaattgaataaaaaaagaaaaaccaattaaaaaaaaaaaaaaaaaaacagtaaataaacaaacacgTCAAAAATAGAATTTGAGAGCTaacgaaaatataaaagaagaaaatatataacaatagCAATGTATTTTCGCCAGTTATCGTTTCGGTGTAcacatgatgatgatgatgatgtagAGCTGATATACTTCAAAGACCACATGAGATAACATCACGTCAGTaaagttaataattataaaaacggttatcattatatacatattcatatattatattatatatacttacacaTTGTAATACACACCAAAGGATAGCTTAATCAAATAACGAttattatgaattattatttattactttggTATTCGGTATATTTATTAAAGACaagagaagaataagaaaaacaaaaaaaaattaaacgaaattaaattaaacatgCAATTACCCGCGGTTATGAACCTCAATTGTTTTCTCGAAACGCGATAatcggtataaaaaatatccttATACTGTACTAATGTAATAACGATATCTCACTATCGGAATTCAATCATAAAATCATAACACGTAAATTCTCGAACTGCGGATTAtagtataatttttgtttttattattgattatcgttgttgttgttattattaatattattaatattattattattattatcatcattatcattaacaTTTATCGCGATCCAAGTCGCAGCAGGaaactatatataaataatttgtaaactatataataataataataataataatatgttgaCTAAGTTTTACAGAAAAGAGCTTATTGTAGTCGAgaattaatatatttaaacaCAGTTTAAATGGTAATAAttatgatatatacatatacatatatatatatgtttacattattatatgtatatattatataactaACGAGTGTAgcactaatatatatatacaatacatatatatatatatatatatatatattatactttctTTAACATACTATATCTTATTTatagtatgtacatatatgtaggtatgtatatgcagtatgtatacatagttAATATGCACGCATCGTGTGTTGTATACctgtatgataataattgacatTATGTACTTTGACACTTAATTACtaagtaattaaaattcaatatcattactaattattttttactttatatacatatatacatatatacataattacatTCGTATATCATCTAATATTCATCTGTTTCTTAAAAACTCGTAAGTAAATCGTTAAAAggggaaatattttcttattaagGGTATGTAGTACTCTTACACTTACCGACCGAGAAAACTCCCCTTTGTTTTACatatattaaatgaaaaaatgaacggtaacggttcaaattttgacagtGCATCGCTTTTTCGTTGCGGAAGaaaccacacatttttttttgatgacTTTCGGAATAGcagtaacttttttgaattctGCTACGAAAAAGCaacgtcaaaatttcaatcattcccgttaatttcttttttcaatatatgaaGAATGAGGGTGCGTTTCCTCGGTGGGTAAAGGTAGAAGTACTATACATACCCTTAAGTTCAAAACTCTGTCCCGGGAAAAAtagggaataataataatgttagtTTGGATTTTCTAAGACAAGGTAGGTGAAAATTGgcgaaaattgcaaaacatgTTGATACAGAACTTCGCGGTTAGACGcgatcaaattttgaaaagtctcTGAACGCAGATGTATTTAAGAAAACTGAGGTTTTAATTCATTGAGATGTTAACTAGCTTAAAACGACAGAATTAATCGAGAAACGGTTAAAATAGTATGAATTTCTCGAAATGTTGAGTATCACTTGTCAGTAGTCATTCTAATCAGCGACACttttaaaaatcaagatttcgaacaattaatctttctttattttattttcacatgtttgaaattttgatatatcGGCCATTCGCAGTAAcgacccttccaagttttgcccccccccccccccccccccccccccaaacaGTTTCGGAATAATAGACACACCGGCAGCGTGCGAATTCTCCCCACTCTCTATTTTTCGTCAGTTCGATTCGCGAAGGCAGCGCCGCAGTAAGTAGATGCGGAGCGTGTTCGTCGGACAGTCGATCATGAGCGGGAACGTGGTGCGAGTATACTGTAtccatggtgtgcctagaacttCTACGACACGTGCCTTTCTTTGAGGTTAAGGCCTTTTAGTGATGTGTCTAACACCTGTCtaaaaaatccctatatttGAGGTTAAggcctttaagtgagatgtgtaccaactgtatAGAGAAAttcctatattgttagggaattatttttccgccgaacgctaccctgctcggtaatgccatcTTGTATAGTTGTGCtctgagttatttaaagtctcgctcattttttccccgcgcagattcaacgtcgcaACAATTACTCACTAaagatctagggtattttcacgccgttggtacacatcttacttaagtccagtccagtgcgggagagaaatttttttagagcaAGAAACTGTACTCCTAGATACACTGTGTGTACTTGTGCCACGATCGGGAATCGTGTGAATCGGAATCGAGAAGGCGTCACtatgttaaagaaaaattttataatcgtCATTTTCGTAGCtaagaaattttcgattttttctaataatgGTGAATATTTGTGTGTTGAATCATTATTTTAGCTGTAATTCTTCTTTAGTGATTGTAGTTCATCGACGGGTATTTCTTCTTGCTAtctctttatctttcttttaTATGTGATATCCTTCTTTGTGAGAAAGAAATTCGTGTGACGAGTACAAGTAcagtaaagagaaaaatatttttgaacgaaATTCGATGAATAAACATTCTTACAATGGATTGTCAGTGATATTGTGAGATGTCAATAAATgtcaagaaaagaagagaatccCCAAGTTCAAACGGtggaagaaaaagttttcgaacACGCTGCCCTCTTCTCAAGAATAAGgtatttaccaaaaaaatagatatgaaaataattaaatcatgTCGCGCGTATTGCatcatataaatttataatgaaaataatccaTACAGTACGGgtatgagtgaaaaaaaagtcttttatttctcaacaaaatttatgtaaacatAAACAAATAACAAAGAAACGAGAAAGGTGAATACAAAAtctaaagaatttttatatgtatataagaaatTTGTACATGTATCGCAATGATGTTTGGTATTCGAATGGTCTTCTCAAGTAACAACCAATATCACAATTTATCCCATGATTTTGTTGTTCCCTTAGTATGGGTAAATCCATCGCGAAATTTCTTAATTGGCAAATGCGGCTATTCCAGTTATCGCCTTGCCGAGTATCAAACCATGAATGTCGTGAGTACCTGCAACGTGATTAAATAAGTCGTACATTATTCATGATTCATGCATATTGTGTACAATCTTGGTGTGCTTCTACTTTTTGAGAAAGTTTTTCGTAAGTATCGctggtagaaaaaatattgagcaTTTCAGCCGGATAGTATTTAATTGTAAGTGTTTTTATGctatacatttttcttcatatcaATTTAAtggaacaaaagaaaatgctAACAATTTGCTTGGAGTTCTTTGTGCCTTgaatatattgtaatatattcaCAGAATTTGCTCGAAAAACCTCATAAAATAATCAGTGTAGGATTGACTTCCGACGCCATGTTGTTTCAGCCACGCTGATCATACTTTACGGATAATAACAAGacacgtggaaaaaaaaaataagagaattaACTGGGGGAATTTGTACACCCACCTTCGTAAGTGTTAACTGCCTCGAGGTTCATCACGTGTCGGATTATGTGGTATTCGTCAGAAATACCATTTCCACCGAGCATGTCTCGGGCTGTCCTCGCAATGTCCAAAGCCTTTCCAGCCGAGTTCCGTTTTATTAAGGATATCATTTCCGGTGTTGCTCTgtgcgaaattacgtcaaaaaattcatccatATAAAATCTCCTTTCTAATTACGTCAAGTTAGattctaattaaaaattgaagagaaaagagaaacaacAGAGAGATATTCTCTTGCAATATTTTCAAGGATTAAAATGGAATGCTCATTTTCAATATGTACGACTACAACTTACTCCTGCTTATCCTTAAGTCTACCAACTTGCAGGCAGGCTTGTAGTCCGATAGATATCTCGGTTACCATGTCGGCCATTTTCTTTTGCATAATTTGATTAGCCGCCAAAGGTCTGTGAAATTGTTTCCTGTCCATGGTGTAAGCTCTCGCTAAAGTTAAACAAGCTTCAGCTGCCCCCAAAGCACCCCAGGCTATACCGTATCTCGCGTTGTTCAAGCAGCTGAAAGGCCCCTGAAAGATTCATGAAAGTAACCAGAAatattgctgaaaaaattgatcgtttttcattcttttcattcttttttcatacccTTAAACTGGCGACATTTGGCAGCACATTGTTTTCCGGCACTATAACGTCGTCCATTAATATCATTCCGGTAACCGAAGCTCTCAGAGAAAATTTCCCCTCGATTTTCGGTGTCGACAGTCCCAGTTCGTTTCCTTTTCGCTCGACGATAAAAccccgaatttttttatcttcacacTTTGCCCATACAAGGAGAATATCCGCCACCGGTGAATTGGTTATCCTAATTACATGGAAACACCACCAATCAATAAACAACAatcaaaacgaagagaaaatttatccACGAACTTTCGTAAAACTCTTTTTCTGTAAATcgcaattcttttttctctctctctctctctctctccatcaatttttgcacCACGTCACTGAAGCAAGTTCAAAATAGTCtttaaattttacagaaaGAATATTCCTAAACAAAGTTCGCCTGCTGGATGATCATCTCAGGCACAAGCCTGGTTGCCTATGCGCAGgcgatcttttttttatggaaactaaaatataatatgataCAAAACCCTCCCAAACATAATACCATGTGAGATTTATTCGAATGATTAATAATTCAATCTTAcacgtattattatacttgcCAAGTCTTGCTCCCTGATAATTTGTAGACCTTTTTTGTTTCGTCGTATTTAGCTCGAGCTTCCATCGAGGATACATCGCTACCGTGATTCGGTTCGGTAAGTCCAAAGCAGCCGATCAGTTTTCCAGATCCTGGAAAAAACATTGTTGATACTTTTATATAGGATACTGACTAATGCAATAATGTATGCTAATTTCAATAAAGCGACCCACCCAACGCCGGAATATATTTTTGCTTCTGCTCTTCGCTTCCAAACATGTCGATACCGCCCATAACGAGGGAAGATTGTACGGAAAGAACGGATCTGTAACTGCTGTCAATAGCTTCGATTTCTTTAGCGAGGAGACCGTATCCTACGTTTGAAATTCCCGCGCATCCGTATCCTTTAATCGTACACCCTAGGGCGCCGATTTCCCCCAATTCGGTAATTATATTCTTGTCGAAATACTCGGTTCTATTAGCATGTTTTATCCGTGGCAGTAGCTTCTCCTTGCAATAAACTCGGAACTGATCTCGAACCTGGATCTCGGCCTGCGTTAATTGGGATTCCAAATTCAATGCGTCGTTCCATCGAAATGATGCTGAAAACGTGATatttattttggaaatttcagGTAAATCAAGTACATCATTTCAAAAGTTTACTAGTTCATCGTAATAAGTAATTAGGAGACAAATCATGAGAGCAGatttattacttataaaaACTATCCAAAATTACTTTCATCTTTATCGCTCTCACGTAGATActgtaataattttagaataaataatgctattcgtaattttgacttggagacaaaattttttcgctaCGTCAGGAACTTTCAATACGCAGCAAGTGCGTCAAGATAAGTTAATTTTCGTTAATCAATCGCTGCTTGGTTTTCTCTTCTTTACCATGTGAGGCGGCAGTTTTCTGTGTTACCAACGTCTGTCTGGCTAGTATAGTATATTTCCACTAGAGAGTGGTAGCAGAACGTAGATAATCAGACAGAAGTAAAAAGTCTCTGTAACCTCAACCGACCTTCCAAAGAGCCAGGCACAAAATATTAtcatcgtcgttgttttatatattatttaaacgATATCCAAAGAACGCATTCAATGAACTGAAAGGGTTAGTTTGGGGTAGTGAAATTATGTACTCACATTGGCTTCTCGCACACGCCGAAACAGACAAATCTGAGGAAATTTGAATCAAGAAAAATACGGTACACCATTAGTTGCCTTCTTTTATTGcttaaaaattacaatccGATGGTCCATGTAcacaaagtaaaatttttattaattagaaGAACAATGAATaagaacaaaagaagaaagaaaaaaaaaatagattgaCGAAAAACTCGGAAAATTTTAACTATTATAGGTATCACTTCCTAATTTATACACAGCAAACAATCGTTTTCACTTatactgaaaaaatcaattatcgcGCAAGGCTGTGTTGATAAATTAAGGGCAAGTAGTAAATCAAAATCGATGTATAATCAACCATTTATAAAGGATACTTCTAGCCGAGTGAACAGGGTAAGCATTGCCCAATTTGGCGAAAAACTTTTGCAACTGAACGGCCATGTCGTCGCAGATGAACTGGTGTGCTTGCACCATAAATATACATTAATACGTGGTATCTATTCGGTTCGGCAGTAAAAAGAGCGAGAAAATTAAGCAATCAGTGATAATGGGCGACGAGCTTATATATGCTGCATGATATGTATCACTGATGACCTAGGCAActtgtttttataaatatggAATGTGTAATTTAGGGTACAAGTGTTGAcattgagaaatttttgcacatgatattattattttgtggACAACACACGACTTATGACGTTACGGTTGTGTTACGCAATCGTTTGCACACGACTACGTGATATTCATATTAGATAAAGCTTAAAGAGCGAACGTCTCGTGGCGGGATTTTTAAACTCATGGCTTCTAACTCGCAACGAACACTTATATCGttcttgtataaataaattacgatttttttattcgataattaattttttccatttattaaAAACGCTCACTTTTTGGGCGCATTGGACAGATTTTTGGTCACCTTtggataatatattt contains:
- the LOC124410991 gene encoding glutaryl-CoA dehydrogenase, mitochondrial isoform X1; this encodes MVQAHQFICDDMAVQLQKFFAKLGNAYPVHSARNLSVSACARSQSSFRWNDALNLESQLTQAEIQVRDQFRVYCKEKLLPRIKHANRTEYFDKNIITELGEIGALGCTIKGYGCAGISNVGYGLLAKEIEAIDSSYRSVLSVQSSLVMGGIDMFGSEEQKQKYIPALGSGKLIGCFGLTEPNHGSDVSSMEARAKYDETKKVYKLSGSKTWITNSPVADILLVWAKCEDKKIRGFIVERKGNELGLSTPKIEGKFSLRASVTGMILMDDVIVPENNVLPNVASLRGPFSCLNNARYGIAWGALGAAEACLTLARAYTMDRKQFHRPLAANQIMQKKMADMVTEISIGLQACLQVGRLKDKQEATPEMISLIKRNSAGKALDIARTARDMLGGNGISDEYHIIRHVMNLEAVNTYEGTHDIHGLILGKAITGIAAFAN
- the LOC124410991 gene encoding glutaryl-CoA dehydrogenase, mitochondrial isoform X2, whose protein sequence is MVQAHQFICDDMAVQLQKFFAKLGNAYPVHSARNLSVSACARSQSSFRWNDALNLESQLTQAEIQVRDQFRVYCKEKLLPRIKHANRTEYFDKNIITELGEIGALGCTIKGYGCAGISNVGYGLLAKEIEAIDSSYRSVLSVQSSLVMGGIDMFGSEEQKQKYIPALGSGKLIGCFGLTEPNHGSDVSSMEARAKYDETKKVYKLSGSKTWITNSPVADILLVWAKCEDKKIRGFIVERKGNELGLSTPKIEGKFSLRASVTGMILMDDVIVPENNVLPNVASLRGPFSCLNNARYGIAWGALGAAEACLTLARAYTMDRKQFHRPLAANQIMQKKMADMVTEISIGLQACLQVGRLKDKQEI